In the Pseudomonadota bacterium genome, AGAATGGGAATATGCAGCCCGTAGTGGCGGTAAGAAAGAGAAATATGCAGGCACAAGCTCCAATTCAAACCTTGGAAGCTATGCCTGGTACGCCTCTAACTCAAGCAAAACAACCCACCCCGTAGGCCGGAAACGACCCAATTCCCTCGGTCTTTACGACATGTCCGGCAATGTCTGGGAATGGGTGTCTGACTGGTACGGTAAAGACTATTATTCCAGCAGCCCCAGAGACAATCCCGGAGGACCTTCTATTGGTAGTACCCGGGTCCTTCGTGGCGGCGGGTGGGGCTACAATCCGGGGAACGTCCGGGCTTCCTACCGGGACTTCAACAGTCCGTCGTACAGGGGCAGCATCTACGGGTTTCGGGTTGTCACATCCCATAGGTAGTTGTTTTATGGGTTCTGAATTTGTAATTATTGATTGTATAATTTTACCAGGGAGCAGTTGAAGAAACTTTATAGCCCGAGACTATAAAATATCGAGATCATTAGAAGGAGAGTGATGTCTTCCAAGGCAAAACCGGATACAGTGAAACACACCGGTGCAAAGGCTGGTGACATTCTTGTTGGAAGAGAGAAAAAAAATCAAGGCCTGCGAATTAGAGTCCATAGCAGTCAAAAGGAAGTGGGAACGCGTATTGAAGGCGGTTTCGAACTGCTTGATGCCGGAAACGGTGACTATGCATCCTCGATGTCGGAATTTACAGGCCATCAGTTCGAGAACGCACGACAACTTATCGATTTAATAAAAACCAAACCAGCCGGGAAGAGATGTAAATTCATACTTGGCAGGGATATGCTCCGTATCGAGGCGCCCACAGGGCTTTCAGCCGAAGCTGAGTTCCCTGAAGGGAAAGAGTTTGAGCGAAAACATAAGGCGAGAGAACGAAGCCAGGTGGTCATAAGACTGGCTAAAGAGAATTTCAGACAAAAAAATAACGGACAGCTCTGTTGCGAAGTATGCTACTTTAGTTTTCATTCAGTCTATGGGCAGATAGGAAGTGACTATATCGAGGGCCACCACCTCTTGCCTCTCAGTGAACTCGATGGCAGAAGGAAGACGCGGGTCGAGGACATAGCTCTGGTTTGCTCCAACTGCCATCGAATGTTGCATAGACGAAGACCGTGGTTAGGTGTGTCGGAACTAAAGAAATTATTGGCGTGACAGAACGAGGCGATACTGCTCTGGCTGATCTTCATATTATGAAAGAGGTGGTATAAATTGCCACGATTTTATAGACTATTCCTAATTATATTGCGAGGTAAATATGAAAAAATAATTTTTTGTTTTTTTGTGTGTAATTATATTCTGTGCCATAGTCTTTGGATGCGCATCTTTTTTTCACCAAGTCCTGAACAGATTGCTGCAGCAGACTACGGAACATATCTCGATAATTACAAGACTTGGTAAAGGATGTATAGTGTCTATTTTGTTAAAGAATCCGGATAGTGTTGTTTGTGCTGGTTGGCGAGGGCCAGCAAAAGGATGTAAATAATAAGTAGACCAAGGAGTCCACAATGGATGAAAGAGATCAAATAGAATTGTCTTCTGATAATATGGTCAAAATCTATGAAATATTTAGAAAAAACCTATTGGCATCGATGAATCTCCATAGACAACATGCCCAACACTATTTGACATTTATTGCAGTTGTAACAGCGGCAACCATCGCCGGTTTTGTTGCTATGCTTAATGCGAACTCATCTAAAACCTGTTTTTTGGTAGTAGGCCCTATTTTCAACGTTTATCTCAGTGTATTGGCAATTTGCATGTGCAACCGCTACTATAAGGGATTTCTTGAGGAAGTCAGTGTAACTGCCAAAATTGAAGAACTAATTGGCTTGTCAACTCCTCATAGTCAAAGACAAAACAGTTGTTTCAAAGAAGATGAAACAATAGTGCCGTCGAGATGGATAAAGGGAAGAGAACGATTTAAAAATTCTGCTGATTTTGTAAAGGACAACATGAATAGGGGTTCAAATAAAGTATTGCATTTTACGTTTGTGGGATTGATAATTGTCAATATTGTCATGGCAGTACTCATCGTTTTCTTGTTTTAGGTGATGTAAACGATTTTTGGCTGACACAGGAAGACTACACG is a window encoding:
- a CDS encoding HNH endonuclease — protein: MSSKAKPDTVKHTGAKAGDILVGREKKNQGLRIRVHSSQKEVGTRIEGGFELLDAGNGDYASSMSEFTGHQFENARQLIDLIKTKPAGKRCKFILGRDMLRIEAPTGLSAEAEFPEGKEFERKHKARERSQVVIRLAKENFRQKNNGQLCCEVCYFSFHSVYGQIGSDYIEGHHLLPLSELDGRRKTRVEDIALVCSNCHRMLHRRRPWLGVSELKKLLA
- a CDS encoding formylglycine-generating enzyme family protein, encoding EWEYAARSGGKKEKYAGTSSNSNLGSYAWYASNSSKTTHPVGRKRPNSLGLYDMSGNVWEWVSDWYGKDYYSSSPRDNPGGPSIGSTRVLRGGGWGYNPGNVRASYRDFNSPSYRGSIYGFRVVTSHR